The nucleotide window CCGTCATCACGGTACTGCATCACCCCAACCGCACCGTGACGTTTGGAGAGCTTTTTCCCGTCATCACCGAGGATCATGGAAACGTGCGCGTAGGTTGGCACCTCTGCGCCGATCGCTTTCAGGATGTTGATCTGACGCGGCGTGTTGTTGATATGGTCTTCACCGCGAATCACGTGCGTGATCCCCATATCCCAGTCATCCACCACAACGCAGAAGTTATAGGTCGGTGAACCGTCGGTGCGGCGGATAATCAGGTCATCCAGCTCCTGGTTGCTGAACTCAATCGGGCCACGAATCTGATCGTCAAAGATGACCGAGCCTTCCTGCGGGTTGCGGAAACGCACAACGCAGGGTTCATCGGCGGCATGATGATCGTGGCTGTCACGGCAGCGGCCGTCATAACGCGGCTTCTCACCTTTTGCCATCTGCTCTTCACGCAGCGCTTCCAGCCGCTCTTTCGAGCAGTAGCATTTATATGCGGTGCCAGCTTCCAGCATTTCGTCGATCACAGCGTTATAGCGATCAAAACGTTTTGTCTGGTAGTACGGGCCTTCATCCCAGTCGAGGCTCAGCCAGTTCATGCCATCCATGATGGCTTCAATGGCTTCCGGGGTGGAACGCTCCAGATCGGTATCTTCGATACGCAGGACGAATTCGCCCTTGTTGTGACGCGCATAGAGCCAGGAGTAAAGAGCAGTACGCGCACCGCCGACGTGCAGGTAACCGGTCGGGCTGGGTGCGAAGCGGGTTTTGATTTTCATTCAGCATTGCCTTAAATGCGCAGGTTTCGTTGTCTGGATGACAAAAAAACGGGTTAACGCGAAAAAACAGTGCGCACATTCTAGCAGGTGAGGCTGATTCCTCAATCACTGTCGCGGCGACGCCACGCCGGGAAACGCCTTTTTCTGCTAATAAAACCAGCATATTGGCTAAAAGCGCTGCATGATGCCTAAATTTAAAGCGAACGCACATTTAAGTTTTAAAAAGCGTTGACTCACTTCGAAGGATCCCTATAATGCGACTCCACACAGCGGGGGTGATTAGCTCAGTTGGTAGAGCATCTCCCTTACAAGGAGGGGGTCGGCGGTTCGAGCCCGTCATCACCCACCACTCTTAAGCAAGAGCGGCCCGCAGTGAACAAGAGATAAGATATGGGTGATTAGCTCAGTTGGTAGAGCATCTCCCTTACAAGGAGGGGGTCGGCGGTTCGAGCCCGTCATCACCCACCATATCTTAGTCAGATGACACTCTTGTGAAGCAGTACCGAAGTGGGTGATTAGCTCAGTTGGTAGAGCATCTCCCTTACAAGGAGGGGGTCGGCGGTTCGAGCCCGTCATCACCCACCACTTCGGGTCGTTAGCTCAGTTGGTAGAGCAGTTGACTTTTAATCAATTGGTCGCAGGTTCGAATCCTGCACGACCCACCAAATTCAGAGAAAAGCGCCCTTAGGGCGCTTTTTTCGTTTCTGCGCGCCGCAGTCGCTGGTGCAGGATGAGAACCTGCGCAGGTTCGACTGAATCGCCGGGAGCGATTCAGGCTGATGCGTCAGCATCACCCGCAGGGCAAGGCCCGGGATGGGCCGCGGCATATCCTGCACGACCCACCAGATTCAGAGAAAAGCGCCCTCAGGGCGCTTTTTTCGTTTCTGCGCGCCGCAGTCGCTGGTGCAGGAGGAGAATCTGTCACCCTGCCCCATTATCCAAACCCTGCCATAACCTTTTCACAAACTTAACGTTTTGTGGCATCAAGTCCTGCCGCTGTGCTTCCGATAACAGAAAGGCACATTTGCAAGGAGATCATGATGACCACCATTTCCACCAGTACCGCGATTGGCAGCAGCAGTAGCAGCAGCACGTCGGGCAGCAGCAGCAGTGCAGACAGCAGCGCATCAAAAATTGCCAGCCTGACCAAGCAAATCGCCAGCCTGAATGATGAACTGAAAGATATCGCGAAAGATAAAAGCCTGACCGAGCGACAGCGCACGCAAAAACAGGAGTCTATCAACGCGCAAATCCAGATGCTGCAGGCGCAAATCAAACAGCTGCAGCAGCAGGAAAGCGAAAAAGCACAACAGAAGCAGGAGAAAAAAGACGTTGCTGAGATAAAAGCCGACGGCGTTAACCGTCCGACGGGTACCAACCAGATTAACGTTTACGTTTAAAAAGCCGGATTGCGCGAGCGATCCTGCGTCAGCAGCAGCGCCTGCTGACGCACTTCCTGCCAAATCGCTTCTGCCGCGGGCGTCAGCGAACGGTTCTTCCGCTTGATTAACATCAGGCTGCGATTAATTTCCGGATAGAGTCGCCGCACCGTCAGCCGGCGACCGGAAGGCAGCGGCAAGGCCAGCGCGGGCAAAATGCTGATACCAATTCCCGCTTCAACCATCGGGTACAGCGTGGCCGGATGCCCAATCTCCTGCACCACTTCCACATCTAGCGCCAGCTGCCGCAGAGCAGCATCCACCAGCACCCGGCTGCCTGAAGCGTAATCCTGCAACACCAGGCGACGCCCCGCCAGCATCGACC belongs to Candidatus Pantoea soli and includes:
- the gltX gene encoding glutamate--tRNA ligase codes for the protein MKIKTRFAPSPTGYLHVGGARTALYSWLYARHNKGEFVLRIEDTDLERSTPEAIEAIMDGMNWLSLDWDEGPYYQTKRFDRYNAVIDEMLEAGTAYKCYCSKERLEALREEQMAKGEKPRYDGRCRDSHDHHAADEPCVVRFRNPQEGSVIFDDQIRGPIEFSNQELDDLIIRRTDGSPTYNFCVVVDDWDMGITHVIRGEDHINNTPRQINILKAIGAEVPTYAHVSMILGDDGKKLSKRHGAVGVMQYRDDGYLPEALLNYLVRLGWSHGDQEIFSVAEMAELFTLDAVSKSASAFNTEKLQWLNHHYMTTLPPEYVATQLQWHIEQQKIDTRTGPELAKLVTLLADRCKTLVEIASSCRYFYEEFDAFDADAAKKHLRPVARQPLEVVRDKLAAISDSDWNAEHVHQAIQSAADELELGMGKVGMPLRVAVTGAGQSPALDVTVEAIGRNRSVARIEKALAFIAEREAQA
- a CDS encoding FlxA-like family protein, whose product is MMTTISTSTAIGSSSSSSTSGSSSSADSSASKIASLTKQIASLNDELKDIAKDKSLTERQRTQKQESINAQIQMLQAQIKQLQQQESEKAQQKQEKKDVAEIKADGVNRPTGTNQINVYV